A region from the Aphis gossypii isolate Hap1 chromosome 1, ASM2018417v2, whole genome shotgun sequence genome encodes:
- the LOC126549375 gene encoding sodium/nucleoside cotransporter 2-like, with protein sequence MEMATNTDNKTNVDESNQGCTTISFETHETHPKTCKEGFDNKRNWLFPRLLISNNKQFALKCLCHGMVLAYILAAINHWYLSDVKDVGWKNGLGLLIIVTTCYYGIQPVRFLFTLIPTVKVLPHAHFKIGVLCTFLGSFVLFIFFDTKNNRHRLVPLAGLSVFILLGFIFSKHRRHVNWITVASGLATQITIGMLTIRWQVGRSIVQAVGELADKFFSFAYVGAKVTYGNELIDNYGVFAFKVLSVLFFMCFIIEILFYYGIIQTVVIKLGWCLQKLLGTTAAESVNTCASVFLGMSEAPIIIKPYLPDLTESEIHTVMMGGFSTVAGTVFAAYTSFGIDPAYLITASVMSAPTALSFSKLIFPETEKSLNSIDQICTKKTNDEGNVMDAACKGAQFGLKIIGAIVANIVAFVSFVAFINAIITWLGHLVGFEDLSFEYVLGKILIPVTWLLGVDPSECEAVGKLIGLKMTINEFVAYKQMGDLIKEGKLNRKSEIVATFALCSFANPGSIGSMIATLTTLCPTQRSSITKNVFRAFLGGTVTCFLTAAIASLLMPDEGLQN encoded by the exons ATGGAAATGGCGACAAACAcagataataaaacaaatgtagaCGAAAGCAATCAAGGCTGTACCACCATCTCTTTCGAGACCCAC gaaaCTCATCCGAAAACGTGCAAAGAAGGATTCGACAACAAAAGAAATTGGCTTTTTCCACGATTGCTGATAAGTAACAACAAACAATTTGCACTAAAATGTCTGTGCCATGGAATGGTCTTGGCTTATATATTAGCTGCCATCAACCATTGGTATTTAAGCG ACGTAAAAGACGTCGGCTGGAAAAACGGATTAGGTCTACTGATCATCGTGACCACGTGTTATTACGGTATACAGCCCGTCAGATTCCTGTTCACGTTGATACCTACTGTGAAGGTGTTACCTCACGCACACTTCAA AATCGGAGTGCTGTGTACTTTCTTAGGGTCATtcgttttattcattttcttcgacacaaaaaataatagacataGGCTAGTGCCATTGGCTGGACTTAGCGTATTTATTCTCCTTGGATTCATATTTTCCAAACACCGTAGACATGTGAATTGGATCACAGTTGCGTCCGGATTAGCCACTCAGATAACTATAGGAATGTTGACAATCAGATGGCAAGTCGGCCGATCTATAGTCCAGGCAGTTGGAGAATTGGCCGATAAGTTTTTCTCCTTTGCGTACGTTGGTGCTAAGGTGACGTACGGAAATGAACTAATCGACAATTATGGTGTATTCGCATTTAAG GTGCTTtcagtgttattttttatgtgttttataattgaaatactattttactatGGAATCATACAGAcggtagttataaaattaggATGGTGCTTGCAAAAATTACTAGGAACGACAGCAGCCGAATCAGTTAATACCTGTGCTAGCGTGTTTTTAGGCATG tcAGAGGCGCCTATTATCATCAAACCATATTTACCTGATTTAACAGAATCTGAAATCCATACCGTTATGATGGGAGGATTTTCAACAGTAGCTG gcACTGTATTTGCGGCATATACATCATTCGGTATAGATCCGGCTTACTTAATTACAGCATCAGTAATGTCAGCTCCAACTGCGTTGAGTTTCTCTAAACTGATTTTCCCAGAAActgaaaaatcattaaatagtaTAGATCAAATATGTACTAAAAA gaCTAACGACGAGGGTAACGTGATGGACGCGGCTTGTAAAGGAGCCCAGTTTGGATTGAAAATAATCGGAGCGATTGTCGCCAACATAGTGGCGTTCGTGTCGTTTGTTGCGTTCATCAACGCAATAATAACGTGGTTGGGACATTTGGTCGGATTCGAAGATCTATCATTCGAG TATGTATTGGGCAAGATATTGATACCTGTCACGTGGCTGTTGGGCGTTGATCCTAGCGAATGTGAAGCTGTCGGCAAATTGATCGGCTTGAAAATGACAATTAACGAATTTGTGGCGTACAAACAAATGGGCGATCTAATTAAAGAAGGCAAGCTTAAC CGCAAGTCGGAAATCGTCGCCACTTTTGCTTTATGCAGTTTCGCCAATCCAGGATCAATTGGATCGATGATTGCCACATTGACGACTTTGTGCCCTACACAGCGATCATCGAtaaccaaaaatgtatttagggCATTTCTCGGTGGTACGGTCACTTGCTTTTTAACGGCCGCTATTgcta GTTTATTAATGCCCGACGAAGGATTACAAAACTAA
- the LOC126552106 gene encoding facilitated trehalose transporter Tret1-like — MTDLKKEMESNIKYKYSLKSIFAQSLALAGPCFIQIGIGIELTCSTIIIGALANDKNKNGLQPLTDEQASWFGSLLFLFTPLGSALSSLTLNRFGHKTCMIITNIPFIVSQIMFFYANSIETLYACSMLMGLSVGYSGGPSSSYIGEVCEPKLRGALMSATNVFYYVGSLLFTLIYAITLEWRLTVLIGMSIPIATVVILFMTPQSPMWLLTKGESLKAQRTLGKLRGWPSQETCSSKEFKEMIAYTSSVVYDEDDNETGITDM; from the exons atgacTGATCTGAAAAAAGAAATGGAgtccaatattaaatataaatacagctTAAAATCCATTTTCGCTCAA AGCTTGGCACTGGCTGGACCGTGTTTCATACAGATCGGGATCGGCATAGAACTCACATgttctacaataattattggagCGTTAGCGAACGATAAGAACAAAAACGGTTTGCAACCCTTAACAGATGAACAAGCGTCTTGGTTTG GTAGTCTTCTGTTCTTGTTTACTCCCTTGGGAAGCGCACTATCTTCATTAACACTGAACCGATTCGGTCACAAGACGTGCATGATAATAACCAACATACCGTTCATAGTGTCGCAGATCATGTTCTTCTACGCCAACAGCATCGAGACATTGTATGCGTGTTCGATGCTGATGGGGCTTAGCGTCGGATACTCAGGCGGGCCGTCTTCCTCCTACATCGGCGAGGTGTGCGAGCCCAAACTGAGGGGAGCACTGATGTCAGCAACGAACGTCTTCTACTACGTTGGCTCGTTGCTGTTCACGTTGATATACGCGATCACATTGGAATGGAGGCTGACCGTGCTCATTGGCATGTCGATCCCAATCGCGACCgtcgttatattattcatg ACGCCGCAATCTCCAATGTGGTTGCTGACCAAAGGTGAATCCTTAAAAGCACAGCGAACACTTGGAAAATTAAGGGGATGGCCGTCTCAAGAAACATGTTCAAGCAAAGAGTTCAAAGAAATGATAGCTTATACATCTTCTGTGGTATACGACGAAGACGACAACGAGACAG GTATAACTGATATgtga